Within Sorangiineae bacterium MSr11367, the genomic segment TCGCGCCAGCCTTGTGGAATGAAAGCGATCCCATCTTAAAAGAGCGCCTCTTCGGTCTCAGCGGGCCGGAAGGCAACCACGGCGAGGATGTCAAAGAGGTTTACTACTTCCTCGACGGCACCCCCACGCACTCGTACGCCAAGGCCATTTACAAATATCCGCAGCGGCGATTTCCCTGCGAGGACATCCGCGAGGCGGCTGCGCGTGCTGGCCGGAACGTCAGGGAGCCGGAGATTTGGGACTTCGGCGTCTTCGACGACGATGCGTACTTCGACGTGGTCGTGGAATACGCCAAGGTCGACGTCGAGGACGTGATCATCCGCCTCACGGTGACCAACCGCGGCCGCACCGCCGCGCCCGTGCACCTGTTGCCCACCATCTGGTTTCGCAACACGTGGAGCTGGCAGGAGCCCGTGCTCGAGGACAGCTTTTTCTGGGCCGAGTCACCGAAGCGTGGCCACCGGACCATCGCGATGCAGCAGACCCACCTCGGTGCGCGCCGCCTGTACATCGAGGCGCCGGCTCACCAGGCGAGCGAGGAAGGCCCCGAGCTTCTCTTTACCGAGAACGAGACGAACTTCGAGCTCCTCAATGGGACGCCGAATCGGACGCCGTACACCAAGGACGCGTTCCACCGCTACGTCATCGCGGGCGAAACCACCGCGGTGAACCCCGAAAAGCGCGGAAGCAAGGCGGCGGCGCACGTGCGCTGGGTGCTCGGTCCGGGTGAATCGAAGGTGATGCATCTTCGATTCACGGATACGCGCCTCGAGGCACCGTTTTCGGACATCGGTGCGCTCTTCGAGGAGCGCATCGCCGATGCCAATGCCTTTTACGACGGCATCATGCCGTGTGGACTCTCCCAGGAAGAGCGCGCCGTCTACCGCCAGGCGATGGCCGGTCTTCTATGGACCAAGCAATTTTACTACTTCGACGTGGACCGCTGGCTGCGCGGCGACCCGGCGTACCCTGCGCCGCCCCCGGAACGATTGAACGGGCGCAACAACGACTGGCGCAGCCTTTACAATAGCGAAATTCTATCGGTTCCCGACAAATGGGAATTCCCCTGGTACGCGGCCTGGGATCTCGCATTCCATTGTGTGCCCTTCGCGCTCATCGATGCGGAGTTCGCCCGCACGCAGCTGACGCTCTTGTTGCGTGAATGGTACATGCACCCCAACGGACGCCTGCCCGCCTACGAATGGGCCTTCGGCGACGTCAATCCGCCCGTCCACGCATGGGCCGCGCTGCGCGTCTACCAGATCGAGCGGCGCATGACCGGCCATCTCGATCGCCCCTTCCTGGAGAGCGTCTTTCATAAATTGATGTTGAACTTCACCTGGTGGGTGAATCGCAAAGACGCCGATGGGAAAAACGTCTTCGAAGGCGGCTTTCTCGGATTGGACAACATTGGTGTTTTCGACCGAAGCAATGCCTTGCCCGAGGGCGGCACGCTCGAACAGGCCGATGCCACGAGCTGGATGGGCATGTATTGCCTCAACCTCCTCAGCATGTCTCTGGAACTCGCGCGCGAGAATCCCAGTTACCAGGATGTGGCGAACAAGTATTTCGAGCACTTCCTTTACATCGCGCGCGCGATGAATGGGAATCCGTCCTCGCGATTCGGCAAGGACAAAAAAAAGGCCATGAAGGAGGGCGAGGATTCCGTTTGCCTCTGGGACGAGGAGGACGGCTTCTTCTACGACGTGCTCCGTCTGCCCGGCAATCAGTACGCGCCGCTCAAGGTGCGCTCGATGGTGGGCATCATTCCGCTCTTTGCGGTGGAGACCGTCGACGACGAGCTTTTGCAGCAGTTTCCTGCATTCGTCAAACGGGTGCGTTGGTTCGTGGTGAATCGGCCGGAGCTCGGCGCGTACCTGGCGCAGTTTCAAGGGTTCGGGCAGGCCGGGCCCGGGGGGCGGCACATTCTGTCGCTGGTGGGCCCCGAGCGCCTGGTGCGCATTCTGCGCCGCGTGCTCGACGAAAACGAGTTTCTCTCGCCTTACGGGATTCGCTCTTTGTCGCGTGTGCACCGCGACAAGCCGTATTCGCTGGCCATCAACGGCGCCATGCACCAAGTGGCTTACGAGCCAGGGGAATCGGGCAGCGGCCTCTTTGGCGGAAATTCGAATTGGCGCGGGCCGATTTGGTTTCCGGTGAATTACCTGCTCATCGAAGCGCTGCAGAAGTATCACCACTTCTACGGGGACGAGCTCAAGGTGGAATGCCCCACCGGCTCCGGAAAGTGGATGAATCTGTGGGACGTGAGCTCCGAGCTATCGCGCCGCCTGGCCAGCCTGTTTCTACGCGGCAAGGACGGGCGCCGCCCCATCGATGGATCGCAGGAGAAGCTCGAACGCGATCCGCATTTTCGCGATTATCTGATCTTTCCCGAATATTTCCACGGTGACACGGGCGCAGGTTTGGGGGCCAACCACCAGACGGGTTGGACCGCGCTGGTGGCCAAGTTGCTTCAGCAGAGTCCTCTGTGGCGCGAGCGCGAGAAGGAAAAATGACGACAAAGAGTGGTGGCGGTGAACGTTTCGACGAGGCTTATTACCAGCGCTTTTACGAATCCAAAGAGACGCGCGTTTACGGCAAAGACTCCATCGCCCACCTGGCGCGCGGCGTGACCGAGATGATTGCCTGGTACGGCGGCGACATTCGCTCGGTGCTGGACATCGGCGCGGGCACGGGCCTCTGGCGCGATTGGTTTGCCGCCAACAAGAAGAACGTGCACTACCTCTCCACCGAGGTCAGCGAACACGCGTGCAAAAAATACGGCCACAAGCAGTGCGATATTTCCGTATGGCGCACGCGCGAGCAATTCGATTTGGTCATCTGCCAAGGTGTTCTCCCGTACCTCGACGGCGACGCGGCTACACGGGCCATCGAGAACATTGCCTCCATGAGCAATGGCTTTCTCTATTTGGAAGCCGTGACCAAATACGACCTCGAGGAAATCTGCGATCGCGATTTCACCGACACCTCGCAGCGCGCACGCACCGCCAAATGGTACCGCACGCGCTTGGACAAGTTCTATACGCCGCTAGGGTGCGGGCTTTACTATTCCAAACGCGGGCATTTGACGTTCTACGAGTTGGAAAAAGCCTGATCCGTTTGGATCATCGCGCCAAAAGGAAGCTCGCCAGCTTGTCGAAGACTTTGTCCTGGCAGCCCGTCGACAGGAACAAATCGGCGTGGGCCATGGGGAAGGTGGGGTCGCCTACGGCGAGGAGCTCTTTGTCGTCGGAGCCGATGCTGTCGTAGGGGGCGCGGGCGGTTTCGGGGGGGACGATGCCGTCGTCGTTGGCCACGATGCACAAGAAGGGATGGTGCATGTCGGCGAGGGCGCGCGAGACGTTGACCCCGCGCAGGATGAGATCGCGTTCGGCCATCCAACGGGCGATGTCCATGTTGACGTAGGGGTTGGGATCTTCCACCGTCTGCACCATTGTGGCGGCTTGGCTCGTGTCGGTGGAGCTCGCGTTCATGTACACCGAGAGCACGCGTGGTGCGTATTTGGCGAGCACCGGGAGGGCCAGTCCGGCGAGTTTGCGCGTCCCGCGCAGGCGAACCAGTCCGATGAGGCGGCTCGAATAAAAGGCCGCGCGCACGGCGGGGTGGATCTTCACCCACGAGACCAAGCCGCCGACGTTCACCAGGCAGCGCACGGGCGCGTTCTTCGTGCGCGCCATGTAGCCGAACATCAATGCGGCACCCAGGCTGGCGCCGATGAGATCGATCTCCTTGGCGCCCGTCTTCGTGTGCGTCAGAACATGGTCGATGGCCACCGCGGTGTCGTCGACCATCTCGGCGAGGCCGTAGCGGTTGTTGCCGAAGGTGCGCTCCGAGCGGCCTTGCTCGCGCAGATCGACGCTCCACACTTCGATGCCGCGCGACGCGAGGTACTCCTCGAGCGAAAGGCCGTGGGGGTGAAAGCCGAAGATGAACGAGTTCATCCCGTAGCCGGGAACGATGAGGGCAGGGCGGCCTTTGGCAGGGCCGGTGGGCGCGATGCGCTTGAGGGAGAGGCGCCAGCCGGCGCCGTTGTCGATGCTGTAGAGTTCTGTCATCGCGTCATCCGAGAACGGCAAACTTGAGGTAACGCCCTTCGGGCCATGCCGGCAGGGTTGGATGGTCCGGCGGTGCGCCGTGATGCTCGAGAAGGCGCAGCTCGGTGCGGTTCGTGGCCGCGTCGTCGAGGGTCGTGAGGAAGCTCTCCGTGTCCACGTGGCTCGAGCAAGACGCCGCGCAGAAGATGCCGCCGGGGGCGAGCACCTCGGCGCACGCGCGGTGCAGGGCGCGGTAGGCGGCGAGGGCGCGGCCCAGCGATTTCTCGTTGGACGCGAAGCTCGGTGGATCGCTGATGACGAGGTCCCAGACCGTTCCGCGGCGCTTGGCGTCGGCGAGAAAGGCGAACGCGTCGGCGGTGACGAAGGCATGCGCGCCCGGCTCGACACCGGCCAAGCGAAAGCTCGCCTGGGCGGCGGCGTGCGCCCCGGCGGCGATGTCCACGCTGGTGACGTGCGTCGCCCCGCCCAGCGCGGCAAAGAGCGAGAAACCGCCCGCGTACGAAAAAAGATTGAGCACGCGCCGCCCCGGAGCGAGCCCGCCTGCGCGCCAGCGGTTTTCGCGCTGGTCGAGGAAGGCACCGGTCTTCTGGCCTTGGAGCACGTCCACCATGAAGCCGACGCCGTGCTCGCGCACCGCCACTCGCTCCTTGGGCTCGGGACCGCGCAACGTGGTCGCCTTTGCCGCGGAAGGCTTGCCTTCGCGCGCCTTTTTCCCCTCGCGCACGAGCAAGGTCTCGATGCCCAATTTTTCCAGTTCGGGCCAGGCGGCCTGCACGAACTCCTCCGCGCGTGCGGCCGCACCTTCTCCGTCGGTGCGGAGCACGGCCACGCGGTCGTAGCGGTCGAGCACGAAGCCTGGAAGGCGATCGCCCTCACCGTGCAAGAGGCGGTAGGCGTTGGTCTGGCCATCGGCGAAGAGGCGCGCGCGCACGGCGAACGCCGAGGCGATGCGCCGCGCGAACAGGGCGCGATCGATGCGCGTCTTCGCGCCATCGGCACCGGTGAAAAGGCGTGCGGCGATGGGGGACGCGGGATCGGCGAGGCCTCGGCCAAGCACGCTGCCATCCGGCGCCACCACCAGGACGTCTTGGCCGGGTTCGACACCCTCGAGGCCCCGCTGCACGGTTCGTTGCCATACCCACGGGTGCCCGCGGCGGAGTTTTTCAACCGCTGCGGCTCCGACCTCGAGGCGGCGGGCAGAAGGCGCGCCGACGTCGTCGGTCTTCGACTCGAGTTTTCTCATCCGTGTGTAACGTCTTACCTCAATCATGGACTTCATGAAATCGGCGCATCCGCTGCATCTCGCCGAGGTCCTCGCCGCGCTCTCGCTCGCCACGGACCTCGCGAACGATCAACCGTTCGAAACGAGCCTGCGCGCCTGCCTTCTCGCGACGGAGCTGGCCCGTGCGGCGGGCGCGAGCACAGAGGCCATCGCCGATGTGTACTACGCAGGATTACTCCGCTTCGTGGGCTGCACAGCCTTTTCGTCGGAGTGGGCGGGGGCGCTGGGCGGCGACGACAACGTGCTTCACAAGACCTTTGCCCCCATCGATGCGCGGCGCCCGGGCGAGCTTTTGCCGGCGGCCATCGGGCTTGGCAAGGGTCGCGGGCTCAAGCAACGCGTGCGCGCGGTGACGAATTTCGTGACCGGAGGGCCCGCGATCCTGACGGCGTTCGCGGCGAGCAATTGCGAGGCGGCGCTTCGCTTCGCCATGCGCCTCGACATGAGCGCCGGGGTGGTCGCCACCTTGGGTCAGATTTACACGCGATGGGACGGGCGCGGTTTCCCGCAAACGCTCGCCGAGGAAAGCATTGCCTTGCCGGCGCGCATCCTCCAAGTCGCGCGCGTGGCGGAGATTCACACGCGGGTTACGGGCCTCGCGCACGCGCGCTCGGTGCTGAAGACGCGCGCCGGCGGGCAGCTCGATCCGCACTTGGTCAAGGTGTTCACCCAGGAGGCCGAGGCGCTCCTCGCTCCGCTCGAGGGGCCATCGGTGTGGGACGCGGTGCTGGCCCGCGCCCCGTCGACGAATCCGTCGCGGGCGGGCATCGCGGAGGTGGCGCGCGCGTTTGCGGACTTCACCGATTTGAAGTCGGTGTATTCGGCGGGGCATTCGACGTCGGTGGCCGATCTCGCGGAGCGCGCGGCGAAGCATCTCGGTTTGGACGAGCCTGCGCGCGCGAACGTGCGCCATGCCGCGCTGTTGCACGATCTGGGAAGCGTGAGCGTGCCCGCGGGCATCTGGGAGAAAAAGGGCACGCTCACCACCGCCGAATGGGAGCGCGTCCGCTTGCATCCGTATTACACGGAGCGTGTGCTCTCGCGCTCGCCGCTGCTTTCCGAAGTAGCGACCTTGGCCGGCGCCCACCACGAACGGTGCGATGGCTCGGGCTATTCGCGCGGCACGCCCGCGGCGATGATCCCGCCCGATGCGATGGTGATCGC encodes:
- a CDS encoding glucosidase; amino-acid sequence: MTRPVPTKKECDRLQEAHAGRKWRRWGTYLSLRQWGTVREDYSAGGDAWRYLTYEDAIARAYRWGEDGLLGISDNRGLVHFAPALWNESDPILKERLFGLSGPEGNHGEDVKEVYYFLDGTPTHSYAKAIYKYPQRRFPCEDIREAAARAGRNVREPEIWDFGVFDDDAYFDVVVEYAKVDVEDVIIRLTVTNRGRTAAPVHLLPTIWFRNTWSWQEPVLEDSFFWAESPKRGHRTIAMQQTHLGARRLYIEAPAHQASEEGPELLFTENETNFELLNGTPNRTPYTKDAFHRYVIAGETTAVNPEKRGSKAAAHVRWVLGPGESKVMHLRFTDTRLEAPFSDIGALFEERIADANAFYDGIMPCGLSQEERAVYRQAMAGLLWTKQFYYFDVDRWLRGDPAYPAPPPERLNGRNNDWRSLYNSEILSVPDKWEFPWYAAWDLAFHCVPFALIDAEFARTQLTLLLREWYMHPNGRLPAYEWAFGDVNPPVHAWAALRVYQIERRMTGHLDRPFLESVFHKLMLNFTWWVNRKDADGKNVFEGGFLGLDNIGVFDRSNALPEGGTLEQADATSWMGMYCLNLLSMSLELARENPSYQDVANKYFEHFLYIARAMNGNPSSRFGKDKKKAMKEGEDSVCLWDEEDGFFYDVLRLPGNQYAPLKVRSMVGIIPLFAVETVDDELLQQFPAFVKRVRWFVVNRPELGAYLAQFQGFGQAGPGGRHILSLVGPERLVRILRRVLDENEFLSPYGIRSLSRVHRDKPYSLAINGAMHQVAYEPGESGSGLFGGNSNWRGPIWFPVNYLLIEALQKYHHFYGDELKVECPTGSGKWMNLWDVSSELSRRLASLFLRGKDGRRPIDGSQEKLERDPHFRDYLIFPEYFHGDTGAGLGANHQTGWTALVAKLLQQSPLWREREKEK
- a CDS encoding class I SAM-dependent methyltransferase gives rise to the protein MTTKSGGGERFDEAYYQRFYESKETRVYGKDSIAHLARGVTEMIAWYGGDIRSVLDIGAGTGLWRDWFAANKKNVHYLSTEVSEHACKKYGHKQCDISVWRTREQFDLVICQGVLPYLDGDAATRAIENIASMSNGFLYLEAVTKYDLEEICDRDFTDTSQRARTAKWYRTRLDKFYTPLGCGLYYSKRGHLTFYELEKA
- a CDS encoding lysophospholipase, with protein sequence MTELYSIDNGAGWRLSLKRIAPTGPAKGRPALIVPGYGMNSFIFGFHPHGLSLEEYLASRGIEVWSVDLREQGRSERTFGNNRYGLAEMVDDTAVAIDHVLTHTKTGAKEIDLIGASLGAALMFGYMARTKNAPVRCLVNVGGLVSWVKIHPAVRAAFYSSRLIGLVRLRGTRKLAGLALPVLAKYAPRVLSVYMNASSTDTSQAATMVQTVEDPNPYVNMDIARWMAERDLILRGVNVSRALADMHHPFLCIVANDDGIVPPETARAPYDSIGSDDKELLAVGDPTFPMAHADLFLSTGCQDKVFDKLASFLLAR
- a CDS encoding class I SAM-dependent rRNA methyltransferase, translating into MRKLESKTDDVGAPSARRLEVGAAAVEKLRRGHPWVWQRTVQRGLEGVEPGQDVLVVAPDGSVLGRGLADPASPIAARLFTGADGAKTRIDRALFARRIASAFAVRARLFADGQTNAYRLLHGEGDRLPGFVLDRYDRVAVLRTDGEGAAARAEEFVQAAWPELEKLGIETLLVREGKKAREGKPSAAKATTLRGPEPKERVAVREHGVGFMVDVLQGQKTGAFLDQRENRWRAGGLAPGRRVLNLFSYAGGFSLFAALGGATHVTSVDIAAGAHAAAQASFRLAGVEPGAHAFVTADAFAFLADAKRRGTVWDLVISDPPSFASNEKSLGRALAAYRALHRACAEVLAPGGIFCAASCSSHVDTESFLTTLDDAATNRTELRLLEHHGAPPDHPTLPAWPEGRYLKFAVLG
- a CDS encoding LuxR C-terminal-related transcriptional regulator yields the protein MKSAHPLHLAEVLAALSLATDLANDQPFETSLRACLLATELARAAGASTEAIADVYYAGLLRFVGCTAFSSEWAGALGGDDNVLHKTFAPIDARRPGELLPAAIGLGKGRGLKQRVRAVTNFVTGGPAILTAFAASNCEAALRFAMRLDMSAGVVATLGQIYTRWDGRGFPQTLAEESIALPARILQVARVAEIHTRVTGLAHARSVLKTRAGGQLDPHLVKVFTQEAEALLAPLEGPSVWDAVLARAPSTNPSRAGIAEVARAFADFTDLKSVYSAGHSTSVADLAERAAKHLGLDEPARANVRHAALLHDLGSVSVPAGIWEKKGTLTTAEWERVRLHPYYTERVLSRSPLLSEVATLAGAHHERCDGSGYSRGTPAAMIPPDAMVIAAADCYCAFLEARPHRPALGAAEAVRALRAEVTHRRLEAEIVEAILEAAGHERQRRRQTWPRGLSDREVDVLRRVARGCSNKDIAEQLSISPRTVQHHVAHIYEKIGVSTRAGATLFASEHDLLGVLAG